The window GTTGATTTCGCCGGACTCAAGGGGTTCTTGAGTCAGTTCACAGAAGGCCGCGCCTGCCACTGTCCGATGAAAGCGGCAGCTTCGGCAAAGACCGAAACTCGGCACATTTTCGCCTTGCTGGATATTCCTCAACAGCTCCAGCAACAACCCTTCCAGATCCTGTGATCGAGCGCCCATGCGCTTGGCGGCTGCGACCAGAAAATCCGGTGGCATCACTTCGTTCAACAAGGCTCTGGCCGGCGCGGTCAGTTCCAGGTGCACGCTGCGCTTGTCCTTGGCGTCCGGGGTCTTGATCAGCAGCCCATGGCTTTCCAACGCCTTGAGCGATTGCGACACCGTGCCCTTGGTCAGCCCCAGATACTCAGTCACCGCCAACGGTGTGTTGGAGTAACGATTGCAGCGCCCCAGATACAGCAGCGCGCTCAGTTGAATCGGCTGCAGATCCGTCAGTTTCGGGTGCTCGCGAAACCAGACGCGCGTCAGGCTCGACAGTCTTTCCAGCAGATCGAACAACACGTGGCAATTCCAGATCAATAGTGTTGATAAATAGTATCGGATAAAAACCATATTGACAAAAATCAGTCTTGCCTTAGGCTAGTCGGTATCGATTCGAAACTATAAATCACAAACAACCGAGCTGGAGGTAATCATGAACTCTGCACTGGCACTGGCCATCAGCACCCTGCTGGTAGCACCGGCATGGGCCCACGATTCGTCAGGTATCAGCAGTGAGAAGAGCAAGACTGACGCGGCGTTCGATCTCGTTCATACCCGTGTCTTCAAGGAAGGCAACAACCTGGTGTTCGAACAATTGGTCGACGGCAAGGCCGGTAGTCGGGTGCCGTCGGCGAACGGCGCTTTCGCGGGTGCAGACGTTTATAGCTATGTCTGGCCTACCAGCCTGGACAGCGAAGCCGTGGGGTTCGAAGCGAAGTCGGGCACTCTCGCCCTGGCACTGACCTCGCACCCGGACTTCGACGACACCCCGCAACTGGACGAAAACAAGGATGGCAAGAAGGATAACGATGGCGGTTTGTGGCATTCCCACTGGGTGGTGCTGACCAAAGATGAAAGCTGCGGCCCCGGAGGCTTGAAGGTTCGCGACATCCCCAAAGATGCCAAGCCCAAGCTACCGGCGACCTGGCCTGGCGCGCCGATCTACATCGACTCCCCCGGCTACGACCTGAGCGTCGAGAAAAACGCCGCGAAAATTCGCGTGCCGCTGGCAGCCGTGGGCTTCCCTGAAAGCTTCAACTATGACGGCGTGACTGCGGCACTGAAGGTCAATGCCGACCTGCATAACCCACTGCTTTGCGTAAGCAGCGTCTATGACATTGCCTCGGGAGACCTGTCCCTGCCCGGCACCTGGAAACTGAAGGAGAGCAAATGATGAGCGTAAAAGTATTCGATACCCACGTGCGCACCAAAGATGGCCGCTACCTGCATTTCGATGTGTTGATCGACAGCAATGACCCTGAACTGGCGAAGTCCTACGCCCGCCGCTTCCTTGATGAACAGGGCGTTCAGGACGAAGATATTTCCCAGAATGAATGCCGGTTCTGCCACGTCGAACCGAGCAATCCGGTCGTCGCCGAGGCGATCAGCAAGCAAGGTCATTTCATCATCAAACTGCAAGGTTGCCAGGAGTAACGAGATGAACGCGTATCAGCCTTTGAACTGCGATCTGCACGACTATCTGGAGATCGCCTGTCTGCGCGGTTATCAACTGGATATCGAGCTGAACGATGGCGCACGCCTGCTCGCCAAAGCGCTGACGACGCGAACCTCCAGCGACAAGGAAGAGTTCCTCTGCCTTGAAACGGCTGACGGCCCGCAGGAAATCCGTCTGGATCAACTGCTGGCTGTCACGCCGCTGGACGCCCATGCGCAGTTCGGGCGGGTGGTGTTTCAGGGAGACGTTTGCAGTTTTTGAGCGTCCATCACTGGTGTTTCAATACAACACGGCCCCGGCATCACGCATGAAATTTTCAATGGTCTTGGGCCCTACCCCTTCGAATGCCGCCAAGCGTTTTTCGGACGCCTGGCGGCTTTCACTGGCGCGCTGAATGTTGCCGATCTTCCCGGCGCACTCTTCTTGCAGTCTGGCGCTCAACTTTAGCAATCGCCGGGCCGTGGTTTCGTCATAACGCACGTAGTGAGCTTCGCCCAACATGCCGACCAGTTGCCGGTGTGTGCAATGCCCAAGTTTGAGTGCGGTATCTCGCGCATGTTTTTCGACGATGACGCGATACGCTTGCGCGGCAATTTCCGCCTGAATCCGCTTGCCCATCAGAAAGCTGGCGATGAACCATTTGAACAAGCCACTTTTGCCCTCGTGCTTCAGATCGATGCCCAGATCGGTGGCGCTGATGGTTTTGTTCATGCTGTTGAACCCCGGTTCACGCAAACGAGATCACCGAATTCTCTAGCCCCGCTCGCCGTTGAGCATGGCCTGATGAAACGTCGGCAGTTCTTTCAAGGCATACAACGACGCCTGCCGCAGCACGGTATCCCGACTGCCGGAGAATCGCTGCTTGCGGCTGAACACCGCCATTTGCTGCCCCGCCATGAAGGCCCAGGCGAAGCAAACCGTGCCTGCCGGAATGCCGTCGACATCCTCCGGCCCCAACAGCCCCGTCGTGGACACCGCGACGCTCGCCGGGCTGTCGCGCAGCGCGCCGATGGCCATTTCCCGGGCCACTTGGCAGCTGGTGAGATTAAAGGTCTCGATGGTGATCGCACTGACCCCAAGCAACCGCTGCTTGGCCTCGGGTGAGTAAACCACGTAGCCGCTTTCAATCAGCTCACCGCTGCCGGGCACCTGTGCCAGCAGCGTAATAATGTTGCCCGCCGTGCAGGATTCGGCGGTGGTCAGCCGCAAGTCGTGCTGACGCAGATAATCGACGACTGTTTCAACGATCGACATTGCAGTTAACCCGTTTTGCGCGTTTGAACCCCTATCGAACTTCAGCCTCAGCTGTGCACCAGCGAAGTTCATCAACCGCTCCCCTTCCTGACTGCTCGGTGATAATCCTCACCCGCGATGGCGAGCAGATACGCTTGATCCGCCTCAACCCTGAGGTCGCGCCACTCCTGCCAGCTCACGATGCCCAGGCGATCCATCTCGTCAGACTGACGAATCAGTTCTTCGTGATAGGCGTCGGGACACTCCATGCGCAGCCTCAAATCCTCAAGGGCAAGATGCCAGGCGTTGAGCGCTCGCAGCTTTAGCTCTTGAGCCGGTGTCAGCAGATTGGCAAACGAGTGCATGGCAGCGCCCCCCGAGAGTTCTTTCAGAATGGATCAATCCATCGTGAACACGGTTCAGGCATGCCGACCAAAGGCAGGTTTTTCAAGGCTGCGCCCCAATGGCTACGTGACGACCTGGCGGATGAAGGTGGCGCAGGACCTGCTGTGCGACGGAGTTCAGATCAAGGTGATCGCTGCGTCAGCCGGGTACAGCTCGCAAGCTTCTTTCTCCCGCATTTTTGCGTCTTCCAACGCTTTAAGTTTTATACTTCTGTCCCCGCGGCCAATACACCGGGGTGCGTTATCGCCACCCCCCATGGAAGACGTCCGCGCACGACACATCAATCGAATGGAATCCATCACAATGAGTTTCACTGCTATACAAAAAGTATCCACTAAAGCCTGGTTCGCGATTGTGGCCCTGGTGACAGTTCTAAGCGGCATTGCAACGATTTACGCCACGTTTCACGAAGCCAACCCCAACAATCCCCGCTTCATCGGTCGCTGGACGACCGATTACACCTACCCGTTCACCAACGGCACGTTCGAATTCAAGGGCATGACCGAGTATTTCCGCACAGGCCGGTACAACGTCAATGGCATTGTCATTCTTGACGGAACCGCTGAATCCAAACCCTACCATCTTGAGTACAGCGTAAACGGTGCCGGCAGTTGGACCGCCGATTCCAGCCTGCTTTCGTTCACGTTGGCTGACATGAAGTCGATGCCCAAGTCATACGTGATCAACGGCACGGCCGTTCCCCCCTCGCTGGTTGCCAGGTTGGCTGGGCCCTCCATGCCTACCTTTAGCGACGGTTTAGCGTCCGGCGCTTCCGACGAATTCAAAATCCTGACGATCAAGGACGATGAAATAACGCTTGAGGGTAAAGACCCGGCGGGGAATGCCTTCACCCTACAGACATACAGACAGCACTAGGTTTGTGCGGGGCTGATCTGAAAACTTCAGTGGCTATGCTGCCGTCTTCGCGGGCAAGCCACGCTCCCACAGGATTTGCGTCGTTGACATGAGGAGTGATCGACAAAAATCCCCTGTGGGTGCGTGGCTTTGCCCGCGAAGAGGCCCATAAACTACCCAAATCCTGATGACTCGACTGTCACTGCCACGGCCTTTGCGACTAACGGTGATATCACCTTACAGCCCGCCTCAATCCCTCTAATTCGGCGGTCTCAGACACCCAATCAAACTTCGCACATCGACGCGGCAGCTTGTTACAAATACCCGCTTACAATTTAGCCAATCATAAAACCCGATCGTGTACTACCGAGTGTTACGTTGAGCGCCTAATCGGGCCATGAGATGCCAACGTAGTCATGCGCATCAAACTTCCCAGTGTTCCTGCCTTATGTGCCTACATCACTCTGTCCTGCCTTTTTGCAGCCGCGTGGGTGATCAATCCTGCCAATACGCATTCTTCCTTTGCCCTGATCAGTCCAGTGATGGCAGTGGCCGGAAAAGTGGCCGAGCCCATTTATACCAGCCGGTTCGCCTCCTCCGGGCTCGTCGATTTCGTGCACTCCTCAGCGGTCACCGCCTTGCCCGACGGCAGCCTGATGACGGTCTGGTTCGCCGGCTCGCGCGAAGGCGCCGCCGATGTGCAGGTGCGCTCCGCCCGGTTCGATTCGAAAACCGGCGAATGGGGGGCGGAGCAGGTCCTGGCGACTCGGGACTCGACCCAACAGGGCACTCGGAAATACATCCGCAAACTGGGCAACCCGGTGGTAGCCCTCGCGCCGGATAACCGCGTGTGGTTGTTCTACGTGTCGGTGTCCATGGGTGGCTGGGCCGGTAGCGCGGTCAATGTGATGGTTTCCGACGACTTCGGTGAACACTGGTCCGCTCCGCGACAGCTGATCACGTCGCCCTTTCTGAACATCAGCACCCTGGTCCGCTCGGCACCGGTGTTTCATGCTGACGGGTCCATCGGACTGCCGGTCTACCACGAGTTTCTGGGCAAGTTTGCCGAGTACCTCTACCTGAGCGCCAATGGCGATGTGATCGATAAATTCCGCATCAGCCACGGCATGAATTCCTTGCAGCCCACGGTGGTTCCGCTCGACGGCCAGCGCGGCATTGCCTTGCTGCGTTATGCCGGCAACACCCACCACCGTGTTCTGGCGGCCCGCACCGAAGATGCCGGGCAAACCTGGAGCGAGCCCTATCCGCTCGATCCCTCGAACCCGAACTCCTCGCTGGCAGCCGTCGCGACACCCGAACACGGCTTGCTGGTCGCACTCAACGACCTGCAGGAGGGACGCTTCAAGCTGAGCCTGTACGGGACCGATGCCAAAATGGACGATTGGCGCTCATTGCGCGACCTGGATAAATCACCTGATCCACAGGGCGCTCCGTTTTCTCCTGAAGCCTACAAGGAGATCATCGGCAGAGAGTTCCGTGGGTCCAGCGGTGCGCGCCGCCAACCGCTGGAAGCGGAGTTCCTGGATAACCTCGACAACCGTGTCTGTAAAAACCAGGAGTGTGAATTCGAATACGAATACCCGTATTTCATCCGCAGTCCTGACGGCATGTATCACTTGGTTTATTCCTGGAACAACACCTTCATCAAGCACGTTACCTTTAACGATGCATGGCTTAACGAGCGTCTCAAATGATCAGCCTGTGGCAAGCCCATGTCAGCTTCGCAATGATCATCTTCCTGGTGCTGCCTTCGTTCGGCTTGCCCAGAATCTCGCGGATCGTACTGCTGGCCGCATTGCTGGCCGTCAGCTTCATCTCGCCGGACGGTTTGTCGTTTGCCGCGTATTTGCGCAGCTACATTGATGACCTGGCGATCACCACCCTGGTGTTCATGGCGTGGGGCTGCTTGCGCCGGCTGGACATGTTGCCACCGGCACGGGGCAAAACCGGCGTATTGATCCTCTTCGCCGCGATGGCCGTGGTGCTGTACCCGGCCACCCTGGGCATGAGTGATCTGGACCCCTATCGCTTCGGGTACAGCCCGCGGCCCATGTTGATTCTCTTCGCCGCGCTCACACTGGGCCTGTTTTACCTGCGCAATGGCCTGGCCGTCTTGATGCTGGCCAGCGCAACCCTGGCCTTCATCGCCGGGATCAAGCCTTCGCAAAACTATTGGGATTACCTGGTCGATCCGCTGCTGGGTCTGTATTGCTGCGGCGCCCTGCTGATGCTTGCCGTACGCTGGATGTATCGCCGCTCAAACAAACGCCGTACTGCGATGAGCGACCAGATTAAATCCGCTTGAGATTTAACGACTTTTTAACAGGGGAACAGGGATGGGTTGGCTGCACTCGAGACGTTTACATTACTGGCTAGGCGCTACAGCGATTGCGTTCGTGCTGTTTGCACTGCTGAGGGTGGTGTTCTTCTTCGGCTTTTCCGGGTTCGAACCCAAAGCCCTGAGCGACACACAAGGCGTCTGGGAAACCCTGAGCATCGGTTTTCGTTTCGATCTGCGCCTGGCCATCCTGATGATGTTGCCGCTGGCGTTGCTGGCCTGGATTCCGCGCTGGAACCTGCTCCGCAGCCGTCTGCTAAGGCGCATCGCACGCGTCTACCTGGTCGCAGTCCTGAGCGTACTACTGCTGATCTACATCATCGATTTTGGCCATTTCGCCTACCTGGGCGTGCGAATCAACGCCACTGTCCTGCGCTTCATCGAGGATGCGCAAATCTCCCGCGACATGGTCTGGCAGACTTACCCGGTGATCTGGATTTCGCTGGGTTGGCTGGCCACGGTCGCGTTTGTGACCCTGGCGCTGGTGCGTCTGGAAAGCGTCACGCTGGATCGCCCTCGCAAAATCATTCACCCGCTCTCCGCAACATGGGGCGGCGCGGTCATGGTCGTGCTGGTGCTGCTGGGCATTCTGGGTCGTGTGGAAAACATGAACCTTGAAAACCCGGTGCCGTTGCGCTGGAGCGATGCGTTCTTCTCGGGCAATAACCAGATGGCCGCGCTGGGCCTGAACCCGGTGTTGTTCCTCTACGACACGGTCAAGGTCGGCCAGTCGCGTTACGACGAAGCGCAGGTGCGCGAACATTACCCGGTCATGGCCAACTACCTGGGGGTCGAAAAACCCGATCCGCAGACCCTGAATTTCGTCCGGCACCAGGCACCACAACCGTACAAAATCCCGGGCTCACGTGCGCCGAACGTCATGTTCATCATGCTTGAATCGCTGGGCACCAGTGCCGTCGGCGCCTATGGCAATCCGATCAATCCGACGCCCAATCTCGATCGCCTGGCCACCCAGAGCTGGTTCTTCGAGCACTTCTACGTGCCAGTGACAGGGACCGCGAAAACCGTCTGGGCCAGCATCAGCGGGGTGCCTGATGTCACGCGCCAGGAAACCGCGACGCGTAATCCGCTGATCACC is drawn from Pseudomonas sp. 31-12 and contains these coding sequences:
- a CDS encoding MarR family winged helix-turn-helix transcriptional regulator, with protein sequence MLFDLLERLSSLTRVWFREHPKLTDLQPIQLSALLYLGRCNRYSNTPLAVTEYLGLTKGTVSQSLKALESHGLLIKTPDAKDKRSVHLELTAPARALLNEVMPPDFLVAAAKRMGARSQDLEGLLLELLRNIQQGENVPSFGLCRSCRFHRTVAGAAFCELTQEPLESGEINLICREHRVPDEVND
- a CDS encoding DUF2024 family protein — encoded protein: MSVKVFDTHVRTKDGRYLHFDVLIDSNDPELAKSYARRFLDEQGVQDEDISQNECRFCHVEPSNPVVAEAISKQGHFIIKLQGCQE
- a CDS encoding Rho-binding antiterminator, producing the protein MNAYQPLNCDLHDYLEIACLRGYQLDIELNDGARLLAKALTTRTSSDKEEFLCLETADGPQEIRLDQLLAVTPLDAHAQFGRVVFQGDVCSF
- a CDS encoding DNA methylase, with the protein product MNKTISATDLGIDLKHEGKSGLFKWFIASFLMGKRIQAEIAAQAYRVIVEKHARDTALKLGHCTHRQLVGMLGEAHYVRYDETTARRLLKLSARLQEECAGKIGNIQRASESRQASEKRLAAFEGVGPKTIENFMRDAGAVLY
- a CDS encoding CinA family protein → MSIVETVVDYLRQHDLRLTTAESCTAGNIITLLAQVPGSGELIESGYVVYSPEAKQRLLGVSAITIETFNLTSCQVAREMAIGALRDSPASVAVSTTGLLGPEDVDGIPAGTVCFAWAFMAGQQMAVFSRKQRFSGSRDTVLRQASLYALKELPTFHQAMLNGERG
- a CDS encoding exo-alpha-sialidase: MRIKLPSVPALCAYITLSCLFAAAWVINPANTHSSFALISPVMAVAGKVAEPIYTSRFASSGLVDFVHSSAVTALPDGSLMTVWFAGSREGAADVQVRSARFDSKTGEWGAEQVLATRDSTQQGTRKYIRKLGNPVVALAPDNRVWLFYVSVSMGGWAGSAVNVMVSDDFGEHWSAPRQLITSPFLNISTLVRSAPVFHADGSIGLPVYHEFLGKFAEYLYLSANGDVIDKFRISHGMNSLQPTVVPLDGQRGIALLRYAGNTHHRVLAARTEDAGQTWSEPYPLDPSNPNSSLAAVATPEHGLLVALNDLQEGRFKLSLYGTDAKMDDWRSLRDLDKSPDPQGAPFSPEAYKEIIGREFRGSSGARRQPLEAEFLDNLDNRVCKNQECEFEYEYPYFIRSPDGMYHLVYSWNNTFIKHVTFNDAWLNERLK
- a CDS encoding LTA synthase family protein; this encodes MGWLHSRRLHYWLGATAIAFVLFALLRVVFFFGFSGFEPKALSDTQGVWETLSIGFRFDLRLAILMMLPLALLAWIPRWNLLRSRLLRRIARVYLVAVLSVLLLIYIIDFGHFAYLGVRINATVLRFIEDAQISRDMVWQTYPVIWISLGWLATVAFVTLALVRLESVTLDRPRKIIHPLSATWGGAVMVVLVLLGILGRVENMNLENPVPLRWSDAFFSGNNQMAALGLNPVLFLYDTVKVGQSRYDEAQVREHYPVMANYLGVEKPDPQTLNFVRHQAPQPYKIPGSRAPNVMFIMLESLGTSAVGAYGNPINPTPNLDRLATQSWFFEHFYVPVTGTAKTVWASISGVPDVTRQETATRNPLITQQNTLINAFTGYEKIYTIGGNSGWANMNALIRQSIDGVRLFEERDWKSPVVDVWGISDLDLFKETDQILQALPKDKPFFAYVQTAGNHRPFTIPKSNDGFEVKHPTLAEVQAAGSRSVEQYNAVRLLDFNLGRLMEIAKAGGWYENTIFVMFGDHNTRIAQIPFLAPAYEQLGLESNAVPMIIHAPGLIGTRKVKEAVGLVDLLPTVAGMAGLEFRNSGMGRDIQQPAPEGERVVPLVLREGTFPLIAGVTQHYMVQMEHDGSSPTLHDLASMTPRDNVAEKNPEEFKRLSALTRALHETSRLMLYQNVRK